In the genome of Natronorubrum daqingense, the window TCTTGTTCGTCACGTTCGTCATCGCGCTCGGTCAGATCGGCGTCTTCGTCTCGCCGTTGCTCATCTTGCTCACGGTGATCGCAATCGGCGCGGTCATCGTCGGGGCCATCGCCTCACAGGACTTCCTCGTCTCGAGTGCCGCGGGAATCTATCTGTTACTCAACCAGCCGTACGGGATCGGCGACCGGGTCGAAATCGGTGAGCAATCCGGCATCGTTCAAGAAGTCGACCTCTTCGTCACGAAAATCGAAGACGACTCCGAGGAGTACATCGTTCCCAACCGGAAGGTCTTCGAGGAAGGAATCGTCCGGGTCCGAGACTGACGGCTCGGTGATTCGTCCTCGCGCATCTACGCTGTTTGGTTCCCGTTCGGGCCACGGACGAAACGGAGAGTCTCACACCGGACGAACCGATGCCGTCGCAGCAAGGTCGCGTCCTCGAGCGTTGACTCAACGACGGCTACCGCTCCTCGAGATCTCAGCCGTCGACTGGCTCGGGCGGACTGGACGCGTTCTGGACTCGAGTGACATCGACTCGATCTTCACCGGGTGGTTTAGATACAATGACATATGTTAACAAATATTTCACCGCATACAACCAATGTATCCATGCGGATCGGTAATTCGCAACATTGTTATCGAATACCAGTCTTGTTCTAACCGACCCAACTAATTGGCAACAATGGCAGACCATAAAATAATCGACAAAAAAGTCGGGCTCATTGGGGCAACGGTACTGATTATCGGCAACGTCATCGGGGTGAGTGCGTTCGTGCTTCCTGGCGAGCTCGCGGGAGATGCAGGGCCAGGGATCATTTTCGCGTTGTTACTCGCGTTGATTCCGCTCACGTTTGGAATCATCATGTCGTTGCAACTCGGGAGTGCGATTCCCGTTGCGGGTGGGACGTACGTCTACGCGTCTCGACTCGTCGGTCCGTTCTGGGGGTTCTTGCTGCCGTGGATTACGATTCCCGGCGTCTGGGCAGGGATGTTGTTCATCGCGCTCGGATTCGCTGAATACGCTGGGTTCGTCGCGGACAACATCTCGGTCATCCCGGAGATCCCAGAACTTGGGTTGATCTACGGACTCCTTATTCCCTTCATCGTCCTGAACGTTCTCGGGATCAAGATGGTCGCGATCATCCAGTTCCTGATGGTGGCGGTCATCATCCTCGGGATGCTCGCATTCATCGTTCCCGGTGCGTTCATCATCGATACCGGCAACTACTCGGAGATGTTCCCGTACGGCGGTGGCGAGGTCATCGTCGCCGTCGTCTCGCTTTACTTCCCGTTGCGCGGATTCCGACTCGTCGTCGAACTCGGTGAGGAGATGAAAGATCCGGCGAAAAATATCCCACGCGTTCTGGGACTGTCTGCGGCGATTTCGATCACGCTATTAGTGGGCCTCATCGTCGTCCTCATCGGCACGACGAGTCACGTCGCTCTCGGGAACATGGATGCGGCGTTCGCACAGGTCTCGCTGGACAACTTCCCGGCACCGATAACCGCACTCATCCTTTCTGCCGCGGCGATGGGTGCGCTCACGTCGATCAACATGACCTACACGGCGTACTCGAGACTGTTGATGCGTGCCGCGCGTGACGACATTATCCCGTCACCGATTGCCCGGATCCACGATCGGTACGACTCCCCGCACGTCGCCGTGCTCGTGCTCGGAATTCCACCGCTCCTGGTCGCACCGTTCTCCCCAGGCGTCGTGACCCTCTCTGTCGCGCTCTCGTTGACCATCCTCTTCGGCCTCGCGGTCTCCGGCATCGCGCTGTGGAACCTGCCGAAGGTCTTTCCACAGCGATACGAGTACTCGCTGTACAAACTGCCGTCCTGGCTGCTCAAGTTCACTGCGGTCGGTGCCGTCGTCTCCGCGGCGTTCCTCTGGATCCTGACGACGACGCAACTCCCCCTGATGACCGGCGTCATCGCCGCCTGGATGCTCGTCGGGTACATCTTCTATCGTACCCGTGTCGCGTACTTCAACAAGCGCGGTATCGACCTCGAGAGTCGGATGTCCCAGCTTCACGAGAGCGAGCAAACGTAATCGCAGGCATCTAACTCTCTCCTCTCTCACTCTCTCCTCTCTCACTCTCTCCCTCTCACTCGAGGCCTCGTTTTCACGGCCACCGAAACGCGCCACTTTATCGATGGACCAGACGCCACGCTCGAGGCGTCGTTCCACGTGAAGCCGTCAATCACAACCCACGCGGCCAGTCTGGAAGATAATCGGCCAGTGTGTGACTCAACTTCGCCGTCGTCGTTTCGTCAGCGTTCTCTCAGTCTGTTCGCTCCCGCCCAGGCGTTCCGGCTCAGAAATTCCGACTCAGTCCTCCTCGAGTGCAAGCCCGGCGTGCCAGCGTTCGGCCCCGTGCGCTCGTTTGACGGCGTCCATCTTCGCGAGTAAGTGAGTTGCGAGCGTCGCGGTTTCGGCTGCTCGAGATTCTCCTTCGGTTCGGAACGCACCGGTCTCGCGATTCGCGTAGACGGTGCAGACAGCTCCCGCGCGGAGTCCATAGAGGTTCGCGATGGTCATGATCGCGCTCGCTTCCATCTCGATATTCTTCACGTTCGCGTCCTTCAACTGATCGACGAGGTCGTCGGCTCCCGCGG includes:
- a CDS encoding APC family permease, with amino-acid sequence MADHKIIDKKVGLIGATVLIIGNVIGVSAFVLPGELAGDAGPGIIFALLLALIPLTFGIIMSLQLGSAIPVAGGTYVYASRLVGPFWGFLLPWITIPGVWAGMLFIALGFAEYAGFVADNISVIPEIPELGLIYGLLIPFIVLNVLGIKMVAIIQFLMVAVIILGMLAFIVPGAFIIDTGNYSEMFPYGGGEVIVAVVSLYFPLRGFRLVVELGEEMKDPAKNIPRVLGLSAAISITLLVGLIVVLIGTTSHVALGNMDAAFAQVSLDNFPAPITALILSAAAMGALTSINMTYTAYSRLLMRAARDDIIPSPIARIHDRYDSPHVAVLVLGIPPLLVAPFSPGVVTLSVALSLTILFGLAVSGIALWNLPKVFPQRYEYSLYKLPSWLLKFTAVGAVVSAAFLWILTTTQLPLMTGVIAAWMLVGYIFYRTRVAYFNKRGIDLESRMSQLHESEQT